One window of the Runella slithyformis DSM 19594 genome contains the following:
- a CDS encoding 3-keto-disaccharide hydrolase, protein MAKHLLIYAAAGIITLVNFFLTPSQQAVRLFDGKSFKGWEGDTLKTWRIENGAIVGGSRFTKVPNNEFLCTTRSYANFDLKLKFKLEGTEGFINAGVQFRSKRLTDPAYEMIGYQADLGDKYWASLYDESRRNKTLIAPEESLIKKILKLGDWNNYEVRADNQRIRIYLNGQLTVDYTEPDANIPQSGLIGLQIHGGGKAEVAYKDIFIQELK, encoded by the coding sequence ATGGCAAAGCATCTCTTGATTTACGCAGCAGCAGGTATAATCACATTGGTAAATTTCTTTCTAACGCCTTCCCAACAAGCCGTTAGATTGTTTGACGGTAAAAGCTTCAAAGGATGGGAGGGTGACACCCTGAAAACCTGGCGGATTGAGAACGGAGCCATTGTGGGCGGCTCAAGGTTTACCAAAGTGCCTAACAATGAATTTCTGTGTACTACCCGCAGTTATGCCAATTTTGATTTGAAGCTTAAATTCAAACTGGAGGGTACCGAAGGCTTTATCAATGCGGGCGTACAGTTTCGCAGCAAACGGCTGACCGACCCTGCTTATGAGATGATAGGCTATCAGGCTGATTTGGGGGATAAGTATTGGGCAAGTTTATATGATGAATCCAGAAGAAACAAAACGTTGATCGCGCCGGAAGAGTCTCTCATCAAAAAAATACTGAAACTCGGCGATTGGAATAACTATGAAGTGCGGGCTGATAATCAGCGCATTCGTATTTATCTGAACGGCCAACTGACCGTTGATTACACCGAGCCGGACGCCAATATTCCACAATCGGGGCTTATCGGACTACAGATCCATGGCGGAGGAAAGGCTGAGGTGGCGTATAAAGACATATTCATTCAGGAATTAAAATAA
- a CDS encoding ParA family protein, which produces MGKIIAIANQKGGVGKTTTAINLAASLAVLDFKTLIVDADPQANSTSGLGFNPKEIEYSIYECMVEGVIPQEAIVETNFENLYLLPSHIDLVGAEIEMINLKNREEKMKEALWPIKDDYDFVIIDCSPSLGLITINSLTAADSVIVPVQCEYFALEGLGKLLNTIKIIQTRLNTNLAIEGILLTMYDMRVRLSNQVVNEVTAHFKHMVFNTIIPRNIRLSESPSYGVPTIAQDSDSKGAVSYLNLAREILSKNGLIEQDEQAIRKAN; this is translated from the coding sequence ATGGGCAAAATTATAGCAATAGCCAACCAAAAAGGTGGCGTCGGCAAAACGACCACTGCCATCAACCTGGCAGCAAGTTTAGCGGTACTTGATTTTAAGACCTTAATCGTAGACGCTGACCCTCAGGCCAACTCTACCTCAGGGCTGGGTTTCAATCCCAAAGAAATCGAGTACAGCATTTACGAATGTATGGTAGAAGGGGTCATTCCTCAGGAAGCCATCGTCGAGACCAACTTCGAAAATCTGTACCTTTTGCCCTCCCATATTGATCTGGTTGGGGCTGAGATCGAAATGATCAATCTCAAAAACCGCGAGGAAAAAATGAAGGAAGCGCTATGGCCTATCAAAGATGATTATGATTTTGTCATCATTGACTGCTCCCCCTCTCTGGGTTTGATCACCATCAACAGCCTCACGGCCGCCGACTCAGTAATCGTGCCCGTACAATGCGAATATTTTGCATTGGAAGGATTGGGCAAATTGCTCAATACCATTAAGATCATCCAAACACGACTCAATACCAATCTGGCCATCGAGGGCATCCTGCTGACCATGTATGACATGCGCGTACGCCTTTCGAATCAAGTGGTCAATGAAGTAACGGCTCATTTTAAACACATGGTGTTTAATACCATCATTCCCCGAAATATCCGTCTCAGTGAGTCTCCCAGTTACGGCGTGCCTACCATTGCGCAGGATTCCGACAGCAAAGGTGCGGTGAGCTATTTAAACCTTGCCCGCGAAATCTTAAGTAAGAATGGATTGATTGAACAAGACGAACAGGCTATACGAAAAGCCAATTGA
- a CDS encoding ParB/RepB/Spo0J family partition protein: MENIGKVAPKKMTGLGRGLGALLHDSDKVNRSTHPLPYDNVSMMSEIHVEQIDVNPFQPRTRFDEEALNELAESIRIQGIIQPITVRQIGRDRYQLISGERRLQASKLAGLTHIPSYIRTANDQQMLEMALIENIQRENLNAIEIALSYQRLISDCGLKQDELGERVGKNRTTVNNYIRLLKLPPMIQAALRDDQITMGHARAIINIDNPDVQLKLFRKTIEEAWSVRKVEDAVRSLQMDVPETGAADRRPSMVKQEMRSLQFKLSSYFGSKVSIKTDDKQKGEIKIPFTSQDELERILKVLKFES; the protein is encoded by the coding sequence ATGGAAAATATTGGTAAAGTAGCTCCTAAAAAAATGACAGGTCTCGGACGCGGTTTGGGTGCATTACTCCATGACAGTGATAAAGTCAATCGCTCCACTCACCCATTACCCTACGATAACGTAAGCATGATGAGTGAGATTCACGTTGAACAGATTGACGTCAATCCCTTTCAGCCTCGTACACGTTTTGATGAAGAAGCGCTCAATGAACTGGCCGAATCCATTCGTATTCAAGGCATTATCCAACCCATTACCGTACGTCAGATCGGTCGGGACCGGTATCAGCTGATTTCGGGGGAAAGACGTTTGCAGGCTTCCAAACTTGCCGGACTGACCCACATTCCTTCCTATATCCGTACCGCCAATGACCAGCAAATGCTGGAAATGGCTCTGATCGAAAACATCCAGCGTGAAAACCTCAATGCCATCGAAATTGCCCTGAGCTATCAGCGTCTGATTTCGGATTGCGGGCTTAAACAGGATGAACTGGGAGAACGAGTTGGCAAAAATCGTACGACGGTCAATAACTATATTCGTTTGCTGAAATTGCCCCCTATGATTCAGGCCGCCCTCCGCGACGACCAAATTACCATGGGACATGCCCGGGCAATTATCAACATTGACAATCCGGATGTACAACTTAAACTGTTTCGCAAAACCATCGAAGAAGCGTGGTCGGTGCGGAAGGTGGAAGACGCTGTTCGCAGTCTTCAGATGGATGTACCGGAGACCGGTGCCGCCGACCGCCGACCAAGTATGGTGAAGCAGGAAATGCGCTCGTTACAATTCAAACTTTCTTCTTATTTCGGCTCTAAGGTTTCCATCAAAACCGACGATAAACAAAAAGGCGAAATCAAAATCCCCTTTACCTCGCAGGATGAACTGGAGCGAATTTTAAAAGTCTTAAAATTTGAATCGTGA
- a CDS encoding DUF5683 domain-containing protein: MKRPGLFIICWCAVGVMGVMGQQVRRDSLQKRFSQLAVGIDTLRADSLKKVQALKDTLSKVINPTPKVKHSPRKAAMYSLAVPSLGQAYNKQYWKMPFVYAGFGTVIYFIRYFNIRYKDYLTPYIASFNPTTGAALRTEAPVYIRSQQITRTLTIDQITKGKDFYRRYRDLNIIMLTAVWALNVVEANVSAHLKTFDMSEDISFRVQPDAGYTAFTGGIIGAKIVIPIK; the protein is encoded by the coding sequence GTGAAACGTCCGGGATTATTCATTATTTGCTGGTGTGCTGTAGGAGTAATGGGAGTGATGGGTCAGCAAGTCAGAAGGGACTCCCTACAAAAGCGTTTTTCCCAACTCGCGGTCGGGATCGACACCCTGCGTGCTGACTCCCTCAAAAAGGTTCAGGCGCTGAAAGATACGCTGTCCAAGGTAATCAATCCAACCCCAAAGGTCAAACACAGCCCTCGCAAAGCGGCGATGTACTCCCTCGCGGTACCGAGCCTTGGGCAAGCCTACAATAAACAGTACTGGAAAATGCCTTTTGTGTATGCCGGTTTTGGAACGGTGATATATTTTATACGCTATTTTAACATCCGATACAAAGATTATTTAACACCTTACATAGCCAGTTTTAATCCAACAACGGGAGCGGCATTACGGACAGAAGCGCCGGTGTACATACGAAGCCAACAAATAACGCGTACCTTGACCATTGACCAGATCACCAAAGGCAAGGATTTTTACCGGCGGTACCGAGATTTAAATATTATTATGTTGACGGCCGTTTGGGCATTGAATGTCGTTGAAGCCAACGTATCTGCTCACTTAAAAACCTTTGACATGTCGGAAGATATATCGTTTCGTGTACAGCCTGATGCCGGTTACACTGCGTTTACAGGTGGAATTATCGGGGCTAAAATAGTGATACCCATTAAATAA
- the dapB gene encoding 4-hydroxy-tetrahydrodipicolinate reductase: protein MNILLLGYGKMGKVIEQIALNRGHQIVGKIDVTNRHELETFSRENVDAVIEFSAPEAAYENLQWCMKKGLPTVCGTTGWLQHRPEIEQLCRENGAAFFYASNYSIGVNLFFRLNKYLAKLIAPYPQYSVHTTEIHHIHKLDAPSGTAITLAEGLIEHLPAKTEWANRVAVTENQIPIVSLREGEVPGTHIIRYDSDVDSIEIQHVAHSRQGFALGAVVAAEWLSPRAGVFGMDDLLGEA from the coding sequence ATGAACATTCTTCTTCTCGGCTACGGAAAGATGGGCAAAGTGATCGAGCAGATCGCCCTCAACCGAGGTCATCAAATAGTCGGAAAAATAGACGTAACAAACCGTCACGAATTAGAGACCTTCAGTCGCGAAAATGTAGACGCCGTCATTGAATTCAGTGCCCCCGAAGCAGCCTATGAAAACTTGCAATGGTGCATGAAAAAAGGCCTGCCCACGGTCTGCGGTACTACGGGCTGGTTGCAGCATCGTCCCGAAATTGAGCAATTGTGCCGGGAAAACGGCGCGGCTTTTTTCTACGCTTCCAATTACAGCATCGGCGTCAATCTCTTTTTTCGTTTAAATAAGTACCTGGCCAAACTCATTGCTCCATATCCGCAATACAGCGTTCATACCACCGAGATCCACCATATTCATAAACTGGACGCTCCCAGCGGTACGGCCATTACGCTGGCCGAGGGGCTGATCGAACATCTTCCCGCCAAAACAGAGTGGGCCAACCGGGTCGCTGTTACTGAAAATCAAATCCCCATTGTATCTTTGCGCGAAGGTGAAGTGCCCGGCACCCACATCATCCGTTATGACTCCGACGTTGACAGCATCGAAATTCAGCACGTAGCTCATAGCCGTCAGGGATTTGCGTTGGGCGCGGTTGTGGCCGCCGAATGGCTCTCCCCTCGCGCGGGAGTCTTCGGAATGGATGATCTGCTCGGCGAAGCCTAA
- the lepB gene encoding signal peptidase I — protein MSKPNPKKSAFREWLDSIVFAVVAATLIRWLFLEAYTIPSSSMEKSLLIGDFLFVSKLHYGARTPGTPLQVPLTHQTIWGTNIPSFSTLIQLPMFRLPGFTEVKRNDVVVFNYPGDPDEPFEDPAQGNGGYKAFPVDLRTNFIKRCIGVGGDLIDIKGADVYVNGKPAEVPAKAQFYYRMWSTDLLDDRFFENEDIQDYSSYPSDSLAPNKFLYQIRTTPQIVENLMKLTFIKDIRHEYRYAANSTEMGLFPAAAKQNPDFWGPIQVPKKGLTIQIDSANVAKYGHVIKYFDHNDAEKVVVNKNTISIDGKAITSYTFNQDYYFMMGDNRYESADSRFWGFVPADHIVGKAVFIWMSIDPNPKSVLNKIRWNRLFRIID, from the coding sequence ATGTCAAAACCTAACCCAAAAAAATCTGCCTTTAGAGAATGGCTTGATTCCATTGTTTTTGCCGTCGTAGCTGCTACCCTGATTCGTTGGTTATTTTTGGAAGCCTACACCATTCCCTCTTCTTCGATGGAGAAAAGTCTGTTGATCGGCGACTTCCTGTTTGTCAGTAAACTGCATTACGGCGCACGTACGCCGGGCACTCCTTTGCAGGTGCCGCTTACGCACCAAACCATTTGGGGCACCAATATCCCCTCATTTTCAACGTTGATTCAACTCCCGATGTTTCGTCTGCCGGGCTTTACGGAGGTAAAACGAAATGACGTGGTGGTGTTCAACTATCCGGGCGACCCCGACGAGCCGTTTGAAGATCCGGCACAGGGCAACGGTGGCTACAAGGCCTTTCCGGTAGACCTGCGCACCAACTTCATTAAACGCTGTATCGGTGTGGGCGGCGATCTGATCGATATTAAAGGAGCCGACGTGTACGTCAACGGGAAGCCCGCAGAAGTACCTGCCAAAGCGCAGTTTTACTACCGCATGTGGTCCACCGACCTGCTGGATGACCGTTTCTTTGAAAATGAAGACATTCAGGATTACAGCTCATACCCGAGCGATTCACTGGCCCCAAATAAGTTTCTGTACCAGATTCGTACCACCCCGCAGATCGTGGAAAACTTAATGAAACTCACGTTCATTAAAGACATTCGCCACGAATACCGCTATGCGGCCAACAGCACCGAAATGGGATTGTTTCCGGCCGCCGCCAAGCAAAACCCTGATTTTTGGGGACCCATCCAAGTACCGAAGAAAGGGTTGACGATTCAGATCGACTCGGCCAACGTGGCGAAATACGGCCACGTGATCAAGTATTTTGACCACAACGACGCCGAAAAAGTAGTGGTCAATAAAAACACCATCAGCATTGACGGAAAAGCCATCACAAGCTATACCTTCAACCAAGATTATTATTTTATGATGGGTGACAACCGCTACGAATCGGCCGACTCACGCTTCTGGGGATTTGTGCCCGCCGACCACATCGTCGGAAAAGCGGTCTTCATCTGGATGTCGATCGACCCCAATCCCAAATCGGTGCTGAACAAGATCCGTTGGAATCGTCTGTTTAGAATCATTGATTAA
- a CDS encoding WD40/YVTN/BNR-like repeat-containing protein yields MNRQTFILVFLLCSMYGFYSVIGQVNYFNAMKWRMIGPHRGGRTVGAVGVPQQPNVFYVGVNNGGVWKTTDYGRTWKPIFDDQPTGSVGDIAVAPSNPNVLYAASGEGIQRPDLSIGDGVYKSTDAGKTWTNTGLRDGQQIGGMAIDPTNEDRVFVAVLGHPYGPNEERGVYRTDNGGKTWEKVLYKNEDTGAVQVMLDPKDPKIVYAVLWAARQGPWENGAWQGPESGLYKSTDGGAIWKKLTTGLPTFAQGLGRIGLGIAPSDPNRLYATVDADENGGIYRSDDAGNSWYLTNPDPRLWGRGSDFAEIKVDPKNADVVYSANVVAWKSTDGGKNWNAFRGAPGGDDYHRIWINPDNSNIILIAADQGAIITVNGGETFSSWYNQPTAQFYHVITDNAFPYNVYGGQQESGSVGITSRGNDGQITFREWHPVGVEEYGYVAPDPLDPNIIYGGKITKYDKRTGQTQNIAPESVRSGKYRFVRTVPVLFSPVDKKTLFFAGNVLFKTLNGGSSWQVISPDLTRETYDDIPKSVGVYTREEMKKMPRRGVIYTVAPSYQNINTIWVGTDDGLMHITRDGGKTWTNITPPAVTAWSKVSLMDAGRFDNNTCYAAVNRIRCDDARPHIYRTHDGGKTWQEIVKGLPKNEPINAVREDPIRKGLLFAGSEEAIYVSFDDGDNWQSLRLNMPATSVRDLVIKDDDLVAGTHGRGFWILDDISPLRQLSPSLVKEPGILYKPQTAYRVRWNLNTDTPLPQEEPSGQNPPDGAIINYFLKEKANGEVTLEIMNPAGKVVRKYSSNDKPYQLPESNTPPYWIRPQQILSAEAGSHRFLWDMHYAPLDVPVQYPIAAVYQNTAPDPTSPWVMPGTYTAKLTVNGQSQTQPLNLTMDPRVKTTPAQLQQIHDLSLICYEGRQKAMEAVKKSEEIRKIARYTEEGLKTVLVQEAALKKVAGEFAVLHNILHDTDMPATAQTIAAVRAAQKKLGELLKK; encoded by the coding sequence ATGAACCGCCAAACCTTTATTTTAGTATTTCTGCTTTGTTCAATGTACGGATTTTATTCGGTCATTGGGCAAGTCAACTATTTCAACGCCATGAAATGGCGGATGATTGGCCCGCATCGCGGCGGTCGCACCGTAGGCGCGGTGGGTGTACCGCAACAGCCCAATGTGTTTTACGTCGGGGTCAACAACGGCGGTGTATGGAAAACAACCGACTACGGACGCACGTGGAAGCCGATCTTTGACGATCAGCCTACGGGTTCGGTCGGTGATATCGCCGTGGCTCCTTCCAACCCTAATGTGCTTTACGCGGCGAGCGGTGAAGGCATTCAGCGCCCTGATCTGTCCATAGGTGACGGGGTCTATAAATCCACCGATGCCGGAAAGACCTGGACCAATACGGGCCTGCGCGATGGACAGCAGATCGGCGGGATGGCCATTGACCCTACCAACGAAGACCGCGTGTTTGTAGCGGTGTTGGGGCACCCCTACGGGCCTAATGAAGAACGGGGCGTGTATCGAACGGACAATGGCGGAAAAACCTGGGAGAAAGTGCTCTACAAAAATGAAGACACAGGGGCGGTACAGGTAATGCTCGACCCCAAAGACCCCAAAATCGTCTATGCCGTACTCTGGGCAGCCCGTCAGGGCCCCTGGGAAAACGGCGCGTGGCAAGGTCCGGAAAGCGGTTTGTACAAATCGACCGATGGCGGAGCGATTTGGAAAAAATTGACCACCGGGCTGCCCACCTTTGCGCAGGGACTGGGGCGTATTGGCTTGGGGATTGCGCCTTCTGATCCAAATCGGTTGTATGCCACCGTCGATGCGGACGAAAACGGCGGCATTTATCGTTCCGACGACGCCGGAAATTCCTGGTACCTGACCAATCCGGACCCGCGACTGTGGGGTCGGGGAAGTGATTTTGCCGAAATTAAGGTAGATCCCAAAAATGCGGATGTGGTGTATTCAGCCAACGTAGTAGCTTGGAAATCAACGGATGGAGGTAAAAATTGGAACGCATTTCGGGGTGCCCCCGGCGGCGACGACTACCACCGTATCTGGATCAATCCGGACAATTCCAACATCATTCTCATCGCCGCCGATCAGGGAGCCATTATCACCGTCAATGGTGGGGAAACGTTCAGTTCGTGGTATAATCAGCCCACGGCGCAGTTTTACCACGTCATTACCGACAATGCTTTTCCGTACAATGTTTACGGCGGTCAGCAGGAAAGTGGTTCTGTTGGAATAACCTCACGGGGCAACGACGGGCAGATCACGTTTCGGGAATGGCATCCGGTGGGGGTGGAGGAATATGGTTACGTAGCACCAGACCCGCTCGACCCGAATATCATTTACGGCGGCAAGATCACTAAATACGATAAACGAACCGGACAAACCCAAAACATAGCCCCCGAGTCCGTGCGCTCGGGTAAATACCGTTTTGTGCGGACGGTTCCTGTCCTGTTTTCACCGGTGGATAAGAAAACGTTGTTTTTTGCGGGAAATGTACTTTTCAAAACCCTGAACGGTGGCAGTTCGTGGCAGGTGATCAGCCCTGATTTGACGCGGGAAACGTACGATGACATCCCGAAGAGTGTGGGGGTATACACTAGGGAAGAAATGAAAAAAATGCCGAGGAGGGGCGTGATTTACACCGTTGCTCCTTCGTACCAAAATATCAATACGATTTGGGTCGGCACGGATGACGGCCTGATGCACATCACACGCGATGGCGGAAAGACGTGGACTAACATCACACCTCCGGCCGTAACCGCCTGGAGTAAAGTGTCGCTGATGGATGCGGGCCGTTTTGATAACAACACCTGTTACGCGGCGGTCAACCGGATACGGTGTGATGATGCCCGCCCGCATATTTACCGCACCCACGACGGCGGTAAGACCTGGCAGGAAATTGTCAAAGGATTACCGAAAAATGAACCGATCAATGCCGTGCGGGAGGACCCCATTCGCAAAGGATTGCTCTTTGCGGGTTCGGAAGAAGCCATTTATGTTTCGTTTGATGACGGCGACAATTGGCAATCGCTGCGGCTCAATATGCCTGCTACTTCGGTGCGTGATCTGGTCATCAAAGACGACGACCTCGTAGCGGGTACGCACGGCCGAGGCTTTTGGATATTGGACGATATTTCACCATTACGCCAACTTTCCCCGTCGCTCGTGAAAGAGCCGGGAATTTTGTATAAACCTCAAACAGCCTACCGTGTACGTTGGAATCTGAACACGGATACGCCGCTTCCTCAGGAAGAGCCAAGTGGACAAAACCCGCCCGATGGGGCCATTATTAACTATTTTTTGAAAGAAAAAGCGAATGGAGAAGTAACGTTGGAAATTATGAATCCGGCGGGAAAAGTGGTCAGAAAGTATTCAAGTAACGATAAACCTTACCAACTCCCCGAATCCAATACCCCGCCTTACTGGATTCGTCCGCAACAAATTTTGTCGGCAGAGGCCGGTTCACACCGTTTTCTGTGGGATATGCATTACGCACCCTTGGATGTCCCCGTGCAGTATCCCATTGCGGCGGTGTATCAAAATACCGCCCCTGATCCCACTTCACCGTGGGTAATGCCCGGCACTTATACGGCAAAACTTACTGTAAACGGCCAATCTCAAACCCAACCGTTGAACCTCACAATGGACCCACGCGTAAAAACCACTCCCGCTCAACTTCAACAGATTCACGATCTGTCATTGATTTGTTATGAAGGAAGGCAAAAGGCAATGGAAGCCGTTAAAAAAAGCGAAGAGATCAGGAAAATAGCCCGGTATACGGAAGAAGGGCTGAAAACGGTTTTGGTGCAGGAAGCAGCGCTGAAAAAGGTAGCAGGGGAGTTTGCGGTATTGCATAATATCCTTCACGATACCGATATGCCTGCCACGGCTCAAACCATCGCGGCAGTCCGGGCAGCACAGAAAAAACTGGGAGAATTATTGAAGAAATAA
- a CDS encoding DUF6934 family protein: MKHKYYKYLRDEDCLWFEFNSVSEQKTVKKVVAYTPFQENPELFNLALADAFGIVLKNQENLLTVKHKLLVCY, translated from the coding sequence ATGAAACACAAATATTACAAATATCTCAGAGATGAGGACTGTCTATGGTTTGAGTTCAATAGCGTAAGCGAGCAAAAAACTGTAAAAAAAGTTGTTGCTTACACGCCATTTCAAGAGAATCCCGAGCTTTTCAATTTGGCTTTGGCTGATGCTTTTGGTATTGTTTTGAAAAATCAAGAAAATCTGTTAACAGTCAAGCATAAATTGTTAGTATGTTATTAG
- a CDS encoding prolyl oligopeptidase family serine peptidase, translating to MRNFCPKRAFSFIFLLPALSTISFTLTAQTLAPLTVEKIMRDPKWMGVAPSNPYWSEDGTKIFFSWNPEKNTGDSLYVYKPASKQTRKVTPLERSLLPTATGNYNRLFTQKLFVRDGDIFWTDVKTGQIRQLTNTVEIESNVTFSGDESKAVFRRGLNLFALHLMTGELVQLTNFLPGTKKAEAAANEQDKWLKKDQLALFDVLKERADKKKEGEKIAKSNQPKRPKEIYTNDAILDNIVLSPTADFITYRATKGGSGAKTAIVPNYVTESGYTEDLPARPKVGAAPNTSQLFVYNIKKDTVLEASTKDLTGINVKPDYLKDYKADTAKKATPRKVQFVSVRWSEDGKYLVVMMRSLDNKDRWIASLDPTTAKFKVLDHLRDEAWVGGPGSFWLDWVDNETVIFHSEATGYSHLYTVNVRTGERKALTSGKFEVQQAQLSKDKKTIYFQSNEVHPGEQHFYKMAVTGGERTKLTKMVGANDVTLSPDESKLLIRYSSATKPWELYVQDAQPGAAATQITQSLSPEFSSYAWKEPQIITVKASDGTDIYARLYVPKKKNGAAVVFVHGAGYLQNAHKWWSQYFREYMFHNLLVDLGYTVLDMDYRASAGYGRDVRTGIYRFMGGKDLDDNVDGAKYLVAKHGIDAKRIGIYGGSYGGFITLMAMFTKPGVFKAGAALRPVTDWAAYNHPYTANILNEPATDSLAYRRSSPIYHAAGLKDHLLICHGMVDVNVHIQDSYRLVQRLIELKKDNWEMASYPMEDHGFVEASSWTDEYKRILKLFQERLK from the coding sequence ATGCGAAACTTTTGCCCTAAACGAGCTTTTTCGTTTATTTTTCTGTTGCCTGCCCTCAGTACTATCTCCTTTACCCTTACTGCCCAAACGCTCGCGCCTCTCACAGTAGAGAAGATCATGCGTGACCCCAAATGGATGGGAGTGGCTCCTTCCAATCCGTATTGGAGCGAAGACGGAACCAAAATTTTCTTCAGCTGGAATCCCGAAAAAAATACCGGCGACTCGCTGTACGTATATAAGCCGGCGTCTAAACAAACCCGAAAGGTCACTCCCTTGGAGCGCAGCCTGCTGCCGACGGCAACAGGAAATTACAACCGCCTGTTTACGCAAAAGCTTTTTGTCAGAGACGGAGATATTTTTTGGACCGACGTCAAAACGGGTCAAATCCGACAGTTGACCAATACCGTCGAGATTGAATCAAATGTGACCTTCAGCGGCGATGAAAGCAAGGCCGTATTTCGACGCGGATTAAACCTCTTTGCCCTGCACCTGATGACCGGCGAGCTGGTTCAATTGACCAACTTCCTGCCCGGTACCAAAAAAGCCGAAGCGGCGGCCAATGAGCAGGATAAATGGCTGAAAAAAGATCAGTTGGCGCTGTTTGACGTGCTGAAAGAACGCGCCGATAAGAAAAAGGAAGGGGAGAAAATAGCCAAATCCAACCAGCCCAAACGTCCGAAAGAGATCTATACCAACGACGCCATCCTTGATAACATCGTCCTTTCACCTACCGCCGATTTTATCACTTACCGCGCCACGAAAGGAGGCAGCGGAGCCAAAACGGCCATTGTGCCCAACTACGTTACCGAGTCGGGCTATACCGAAGACCTGCCCGCCCGGCCAAAAGTAGGCGCGGCACCCAATACGTCGCAGTTGTTTGTGTATAACATCAAAAAAGACACCGTACTGGAGGCCTCGACCAAAGACCTGACGGGCATCAACGTAAAACCCGATTACCTGAAAGATTACAAAGCCGATACGGCTAAAAAAGCGACACCCCGTAAAGTACAGTTTGTCAGCGTTCGCTGGTCGGAAGATGGCAAATACCTCGTGGTCATGATGCGTTCACTGGACAATAAAGACCGCTGGATCGCTTCGCTGGACCCGACAACGGCTAAGTTTAAAGTACTTGATCACCTGCGCGACGAAGCCTGGGTGGGCGGCCCGGGCAGTTTTTGGTTGGATTGGGTAGACAACGAGACCGTTATCTTTCATTCCGAAGCTACGGGGTATTCGCATCTGTATACCGTCAATGTACGCACGGGCGAGCGCAAAGCCCTGACGTCGGGTAAGTTTGAAGTGCAGCAGGCGCAACTTTCGAAAGATAAAAAAACGATCTATTTTCAATCGAACGAAGTGCATCCCGGCGAGCAGCATTTTTATAAAATGGCCGTTACGGGCGGAGAACGTACCAAACTGACCAAGATGGTGGGGGCCAACGATGTGACCCTTTCGCCCGATGAATCCAAATTGCTGATCCGGTATTCTTCTGCCACAAAGCCCTGGGAATTATACGTACAGGATGCTCAACCGGGGGCTGCGGCTACGCAGATTACCCAATCGCTTTCTCCCGAATTCAGTTCGTACGCCTGGAAAGAACCTCAAATCATCACCGTGAAAGCGAGCGATGGTACCGATATTTACGCCCGTTTGTACGTTCCCAAAAAGAAAAACGGCGCGGCGGTGGTGTTTGTCCACGGAGCCGGCTACCTGCAAAACGCCCACAAATGGTGGAGCCAATACTTCCGCGAATACATGTTCCATAACCTGTTGGTCGATTTGGGTTATACTGTGCTCGACATGGATTACCGCGCTTCGGCCGGCTACGGCCGCGACGTGCGGACGGGCATCTACCGTTTTATGGGCGGCAAAGACCTGGATGACAACGTAGACGGGGCTAAATACCTGGTCGCTAAGCATGGCATTGATGCCAAACGCATCGGTATCTACGGCGGCTCCTACGGCGGTTTTATCACGCTGATGGCCATGTTTACCAAGCCCGGTGTGTTCAAAGCCGGCGCGGCTTTACGTCCCGTGACCGACTGGGCCGCGTACAATCATCCGTACACGGCCAATATCCTTAACGAACCGGCCACCGATTCATTGGCGTATCGTCGCAGTTCGCCCATTTATCACGCGGCCGGCTTGAAAGATCATTTGCTGATTTGCCACGGAATGGTGGATGTCAACGTGCATATTCAGGATTCGTACCGGTTGGTGCAGCGACTGATCGAGTTGAAAAAAGATAACTGGGAAATGGCCTCCTACCCCATGGAAGACCACGGATTTGTCGAAGCCAGCAGCTGGACGGATGAGTACAAGCGGATATTGAAGTTGTTTCAGGAGAGGTTGAAGTAA